From the Sphingobium sp. RAC03 genome, the window TCGACCGCAGCAACCGCCGCAGCAGCGGGCATAGAAACTGGGCGTGAGGCCGGTGCGATGTCACGGCGCTGAAACTTTTTGCGCCGCAACGCAATTTAGGGTTTGCGAATCCGGCCGACGCTGCTAATTGCCCGCCCACGCCAACGGACACTGGCTCTTCCAGACAGTCCGATGCCGGTGTGGACGCATAGCTCAGTTGGTAGAGCAGCTGACTCTTAATCAGCGGGTCCTTGGTTCGAGCCCAAGTGCGTCCACCATATTTTCAACAGGTTTGCTTACCCCTGCTGGGGCCACCTTCTTAGAGGGGCGGCAATTAAGACGGCGCGGCGAAGCCGAGGCGATTGGGATCGTTTGGGATCGTTCGCTCCCATTATGCGTGCCAATGTGGCACGGCAGGCCGTCAAGTCGTCGCCTTGCTTAGCAAGCTGATCCTCCACAAACTTGATCCCGCCCTCGTAGTACGGGCCGAACTTGGTGGACAGGGCAATGAACTTCGCCTTGGCGGTGACGTCCTCATACAAAAGCTCGATTATGGTTGGCGGGACGCCTCCCCCGCCCGTCCTGAGCACGGTCAGCCGCGTCCAACCGTTGCACTTCAAACGTGAATCCACATTCCCGCTTTCGCGGGAATGACGAGGGGAAAGACGGCGGTGTGGGTCGCCGCCGTTTGGTCTTCCCCGACACCCGTGCCTATTGCGTGGCCTTTTTTTCGTCCGGGGCGAAGAAGTGGTCGATGACGTCGCGGGTCAGTCGCGCGGGGCGCAGGCTGCTGGCGTCTATGCAGCACCAGCTGGATTTGACTTCGGCCAGCACTTCTTCACCGCGACGGATGATGGTTTCGTAGAAGGCGCGTGCGCCCTGCACCTTTTCCAGCAACACGGTGGCGATCACGTCGTCGTCGAGGAAGGTGGGTTTGCGATAGGTGATTTCATGCTTGAGCGCGACCCAGAGGTGCCCGGCGACGGCCTCCGACGGGGCCAAAGCGCGCCAATGGTCCAGCACGGCTTCCTGCACCCATTTGAGGTAGCTGGCATTGTTGACATGACCCATGAAGTCGATGTCGGCGGCATCGATGCCGATGGGATATTGATGGGGAATCGCGTTACTCACATCAGTGTCAATATCATCCTTGCGCCCGTCGCGCTAGGGGAATGCACCTTAGGACGGCGATGCTGCGCGGCGCTGAGAAATTGTCCCCCTGCTTCACCGGCTTATGCTGCATTGCAGCAAATGGCGTTGACTTGGGCGGGCTATTCTTCATCCTGACGGGACCGAAATGATGGAGGGAATCATCATGGCGATCACGAGCGACACGGCGGCCCAGGTGGCTGCGCAACTGACCCAGGCATGGGCGATCCGGTCCGGGGTGAAGAAGCCCGATCCGACCAAGCCGATCGAGGATCAGGTCATCACCATCTACAAGCGGTTTCTGGACACGGTGCAGAAGGGCTGAGCGATAGTGTCGTAAAATGGTGAAAGGGGCCGGTCTTGTGAACCGGCCCCCTCCCTTGTTTAGCGGCTTTTAGAAGCGCCAGCCAACGCTGGCGACGACCTGATGCCGGTCGGTGTCGATGCCGAAATCTTCGGTGGTCGCGCCATTGGCGAACTCGATATTGGCGTCGCTATATTTGGAATAGCGATATTCCACCTTGGCGAAGGTGTTGGTGTTGATCGCGCGTTCCACGCCGCCACCGATGCGCCAGCCGTCCAGCTTGAACGCGGTGTCGGTGGTTTGGTCGGTGTTGCCGGCCAGCACGTTCAGCTTGCTGTTGGTATAGCCGCCC encodes:
- a CDS encoding acyl-CoA thioesterase, whose amino-acid sequence is MSNAIPHQYPIGIDAADIDFMGHVNNASYLKWVQEAVLDHWRALAPSEAVAGHLWVALKHEITYRKPTFLDDDVIATVLLEKVQGARAFYETIIRRGEEVLAEVKSSWCCIDASSLRPARLTRDVIDHFFAPDEKKATQ